One part of the Trueperaceae bacterium genome encodes these proteins:
- a CDS encoding formimidoylglutamase codes for MNLLQVTPPAPNLFYRHRDPLDLRLGSAVGRSEATGPIVIDETIRESRSYRSADFVIIGCPQDEGVRRNEGRAGAEGAPAEIRRYLYRLALGPLEGLWSRRRVVLGLGGAEELDLARAPVLFDLGDTLTDGPLEEIHMRHRAIVEQALRDGKTVISLGGGNDLSYPDAAAAAAVFPGLLAFNVDAHLDVRDEEPRNSGTPYRQLLDQAFIEPENFVELGYQPFAVAKAHLAALKSRGVSAYSLGEARSRGFGEVVREHLRKSADAVFWGIDMDVVSSAFAPGVSAPNPAGLYPEELLDLSRRAGLESRSRLFEVTEVNPRFDLDGRTSRLAAVAVYAFLSGRAESSSTKEETDV; via the coding sequence ATGAACCTTCTCCAGGTCACTCCCCCTGCTCCGAACCTCTTCTACCGGCACCGGGACCCGCTCGATCTTCGGCTGGGTTCGGCCGTGGGTCGGTCGGAAGCAACCGGCCCTATCGTCATCGACGAGACCATCCGGGAGAGCCGCTCCTACCGGAGCGCCGATTTCGTCATCATCGGCTGTCCCCAGGACGAAGGCGTGCGCCGCAACGAGGGCAGAGCCGGCGCCGAGGGGGCCCCGGCAGAGATCCGCCGCTACCTGTACCGCCTGGCCCTCGGTCCCCTTGAAGGCCTCTGGAGCAGAAGGCGCGTGGTCCTCGGTCTCGGAGGCGCCGAAGAACTCGACCTCGCTCGGGCGCCCGTCCTTTTCGACCTGGGAGACACTCTCACCGACGGACCCCTGGAGGAGATCCATATGCGGCATCGGGCGATAGTAGAGCAGGCGTTGCGGGACGGCAAGACCGTCATCAGCCTGGGCGGAGGCAACGACCTCTCCTATCCCGATGCAGCGGCCGCCGCGGCGGTATTCCCGGGCCTTCTGGCGTTCAATGTGGATGCGCACCTCGACGTGCGCGACGAGGAGCCGAGGAACAGCGGGACGCCCTATCGACAGTTGCTGGACCAGGCCTTCATCGAGCCCGAGAACTTCGTCGAACTGGGCTATCAGCCGTTCGCCGTGGCGAAGGCGCACCTGGCCGCTCTGAAGTCCCGGGGCGTGAGCGCCTACAGCCTCGGAGAAGCGCGCTCTCGTGGGTTCGGAGAGGTAGTCCGAGAGCACCTCCGGAAGTCCGCCGATGCGGTGTTCTGGGGCATCGACATGGACGTGGTGAGCAGCGCGTTCGCTCCGGGGGTGAGCGCTCCCAATCCCGCGGGCCTCTACCCGGAAGAGCTTCTCGATCTGTCGAGACGAGCGGGCCTGGAGTCGCGATCGCGACTCTTCGAAGTTACCGAAGTGAACCCGCGCTTCGACCTCGATGGCCGTACCAGCCGACTCGCGGCGGTAGCGGTGTACGCCTTCCTGAGCGGGAGGGCGGAGTCGTCGTCGACGAAGGAGGAAACAGATGTGTGA
- a CDS encoding acyl-CoA carboxylase subunit beta: protein MNELTAEMEERRKRVERGGGPEKASRQHEAGKMTARERLEALLDEGTFVELGVFVRHLGGEMMQGVDAPGEGVVTGYGEIDGRTVFVFSQDFTVLGGSLGKMHAQKIAKVMDLAAHTGAPIIGLNDSAGARIHEGVDSLSGYGEVFYRNAIYSGVVPQISAILGPCAGGAVYSPALTDFVLMARGSSYMFITGPEVIKQVTKEEVTFEELGGADVHSRKSGVAHLEGEDDAEVLQMVRQLLAYLPQSAWEKPARIENGDPIDRETPELLEVVHPDQRRPYPMHDVIGALVDDHEFMEVQPEFAKNIVVGFARLGGDSVGIVANNPRHLAGTLTIDASDKAARFIRTCDCFNIPILTFVDVTGFLPGVAQEHGGIIRHGAKMLYSYAEATVPKITLITRKSYGGAYLAMNSRDMGADVVLAWPTSAVAVMGAEGAASIIYRREISSAADPEAARAERIAEYRKRFDNPYWAAGRGYIDDVIDPKSTRVQLVRHLRMLQEKKIERPFKKHGNIPL from the coding sequence ATGAACGAGCTCACGGCCGAGATGGAGGAGCGCCGCAAGCGCGTGGAGCGCGGCGGTGGGCCCGAGAAGGCCAGCAGGCAGCACGAGGCGGGCAAGATGACCGCTCGCGAGCGGTTGGAGGCGCTACTCGACGAGGGGACCTTCGTCGAGCTGGGCGTATTCGTGCGCCATCTGGGCGGTGAGATGATGCAGGGGGTGGACGCGCCTGGTGAAGGCGTGGTCACAGGTTACGGCGAGATCGACGGCCGTACGGTGTTCGTCTTCTCCCAGGACTTCACCGTGCTGGGCGGCTCGCTCGGCAAGATGCACGCCCAGAAGATCGCCAAGGTCATGGACCTGGCTGCTCACACCGGAGCACCGATAATCGGACTCAACGACTCGGCGGGCGCCCGGATCCACGAGGGGGTCGACTCCCTCTCGGGCTACGGCGAGGTCTTCTACCGCAACGCCATCTATTCCGGGGTAGTGCCGCAGATCTCGGCGATCCTCGGACCCTGCGCGGGTGGTGCCGTCTACAGCCCGGCACTCACCGACTTCGTGCTGATGGCGCGCGGTTCCTCCTATATGTTCATAACCGGACCTGAAGTCATCAAGCAGGTGACCAAGGAGGAGGTGACGTTCGAGGAGCTCGGCGGGGCAGACGTGCACAGCCGGAAGTCGGGCGTGGCTCACCTCGAGGGGGAGGACGACGCCGAGGTGCTGCAGATGGTAAGGCAGCTGCTCGCCTACCTGCCTCAGTCTGCCTGGGAGAAGCCGGCGCGGATAGAGAACGGCGACCCGATCGACCGGGAGACGCCGGAGTTGCTCGAGGTGGTGCACCCCGATCAGCGTCGGCCCTACCCGATGCACGACGTCATAGGCGCACTGGTGGACGACCACGAGTTCATGGAGGTCCAGCCCGAGTTCGCCAAGAACATCGTCGTGGGTTTCGCCCGCTTGGGCGGTGATTCGGTGGGGATAGTCGCGAACAACCCGCGACACCTCGCGGGCACGCTCACCATCGACGCCTCCGACAAGGCGGCGCGTTTCATCCGCACCTGCGACTGCTTCAACATCCCGATACTGACCTTCGTCGACGTAACCGGTTTCCTTCCCGGCGTGGCTCAGGAGCACGGGGGGATCATCAGGCATGGAGCCAAGATGCTCTACTCCTACGCCGAGGCGACCGTGCCCAAGATCACCCTCATCACCCGGAAGAGTTACGGTGGCGCCTACCTGGCGATGAACTCGCGCGACATGGGGGCAGACGTCGTGCTCGCCTGGCCCACCTCGGCCGTGGCGGTGATGGGCGCCGAAGGCGCCGCGAGCATCATCTACAGGCGGGAGATATCTTCGGCCGCCGACCCCGAGGCGGCGAGGGCCGAGCGGATCGCCGAGTACCGGAAGCGCTTCGACAACCCCTACTGGGCAGCGGGGCGAGGTTACATCGACGACGTGATCGATCCCAAGAGCACGCGGGTGCAGCTGGTGCGGCACCTGCGGATGCTGCAGGAGAAGAAGATCGAGCGGCCCTTCAAGAAGCACGGGAACATCCCGCTGTAG
- a CDS encoding DUF899 domain-containing protein: MDAEDQTQAGAALPPIVSREEWRTAHERIRAEEKALTRAHDALAAKRRRLPMVAVEKEYSFEGRDGEATLIDLFDDRNQLIVYHFMFHPDWDEGCDGCSWFVDGVGHPAHLNARDVSFALVSRAPFAKLAAYRERMGWDFPWYSSFGSDFNYDFSATVGDSEHHHLSVFIRDGERVFHTYQTGARGVEQLGTTFSLLDLVPYGRQERWEDSPGGWPQGDPYVWWRRHDSYDDGVRAPSRGGRGNS, encoded by the coding sequence ATGGATGCCGAAGATCAGACTCAGGCGGGTGCGGCGCTGCCCCCCATCGTCAGCCGTGAAGAGTGGCGTACGGCCCACGAGCGGATCCGCGCCGAGGAGAAGGCGCTTACGCGAGCGCACGACGCCCTCGCCGCCAAGCGGCGCCGCCTGCCGATGGTCGCGGTCGAGAAGGAGTACAGCTTCGAAGGGCGCGACGGCGAGGCGACGCTCATCGATCTGTTCGACGACCGGAACCAGCTGATCGTCTACCACTTCATGTTCCATCCCGACTGGGATGAGGGTTGCGACGGCTGCTCCTGGTTCGTCGACGGCGTCGGGCATCCGGCCCACCTGAACGCCCGTGACGTGTCGTTCGCCTTGGTCTCGCGGGCACCGTTCGCGAAGCTTGCCGCCTACCGTGAACGCATGGGCTGGGACTTCCCCTGGTACTCCTCTTTCGGCAGCGACTTCAACTACGATTTCAGCGCCACGGTCGGCGACAGCGAGCACCATCACCTGAGCGTCTTCATCCGTGATGGTGAGCGGGTCTTCCACACCTACCAGACGGGCGCGCGGGGCGTGGAGCAGCTAGGCACGACCTTCAGCCTGCTCGACCTCGTGCCCTACGGAAGGCAGGAGCGGTGGGAGGACTCGCCGGGAGGATGGCCGCAGGGGGACCCCTACGTATGGTGGCGGCGGCACGACAGCTACGACGACGGAGTTCGCGCTCCATCCAGGGGTGGCCGGGGGAACAGCTAG